A genomic stretch from Bacillus sp. N1-1 includes:
- a CDS encoding DUF6612 family protein, with amino-acid sequence MLKKLVPLSVAAIVFVGAPFHASAKEMSATDILKQSNEAMTEVESYSTKTNMEQSVPLEGETMMISSQSEADITLKPFAMHQVVTTKSPEEGEISLESYWTEEGFYQEDPEKGWIKMPEELTKGLEELQSMSSVEAQIAQAEELGKEMSVEETDDGFVLTYEGDGKTLMEASMKMFQESMSGEEGSGSMKGLMEQMKINDFNYKVTVDKDTYYMKHLTMDIDMDMKIEDESMNMKQSMEMSIDNFNQVDTITVPENVIDSAKPLEGMEDGGEMPETASTNPMLAIGGAALAVAAGGLLLYRRRSVSC; translated from the coding sequence ATGTTAAAGAAGTTAGTCCCTCTATCGGTAGCAGCAATTGTTTTTGTAGGAGCTCCGTTTCACGCATCTGCAAAGGAAATGAGTGCAACAGACATTTTAAAGCAGTCGAATGAAGCGATGACGGAAGTGGAGAGCTATTCTACAAAAACGAATATGGAACAGTCGGTGCCTCTTGAAGGAGAAACGATGATGATCTCCAGCCAATCTGAAGCAGACATTACGTTAAAGCCTTTTGCAATGCATCAGGTCGTAACAACAAAATCACCTGAAGAAGGTGAAATTTCGCTAGAATCTTATTGGACAGAGGAAGGTTTTTATCAAGAAGATCCTGAAAAAGGATGGATTAAGATGCCGGAAGAACTCACAAAGGGTTTAGAGGAACTCCAAAGCATGTCGTCGGTAGAAGCACAAATAGCTCAGGCTGAAGAGCTTGGCAAAGAGATGAGCGTAGAAGAGACGGATGATGGTTTTGTGTTAACGTACGAAGGGGACGGCAAAACGTTAATGGAAGCGTCCATGAAGATGTTCCAAGAGAGCATGTCAGGTGAAGAAGGCTCTGGATCTATGAAAGGTCTTATGGAACAAATGAAGATTAATGATTTTAACTATAAAGTAACAGTTGATAAAGATACGTATTACATGAAGCATTTAACAATGGATATTGATATGGATATGAAGATTGAAGATGAAAGCATGAACATGAAACAATCAATGGAAATGTCGATCGACAATTTTAATCAAGTTGATACGATTACCGTTCCGGAAAACGTGATTGATTCAGCTAAACCACTTGAAGGAATGGAAGATGGCGGGGAAATGCCTGAAACAGCTTCTACCAATCCGATGCTTGCCATTGGTGGAGCGGCTTTAGCTGTTGCTGCAGGTGGTTTACTACTTTATAGAAGACGTTCCGTTAGCTGTTAA
- a CDS encoding PTS sugar transporter subunit IIB, with translation MKKILVVCGNGLGSSFIVEMNVKSILNELGIEAEVDHTDLTTSKSENADYFLGSTEIVENLEDGKRNVIKLNNLMDKKELRTAIEVNLKGA, from the coding sequence ATGAAAAAAATTCTTGTTGTATGTGGTAATGGACTAGGAAGCAGCTTTATCGTAGAAATGAACGTAAAAAGTATTCTAAACGAGCTTGGAATTGAAGCTGAGGTTGATCATACAGATCTCACAACTAGTAAATCTGAAAATGCCGATTACTTCTTAGGCTCTACGGAAATTGTTGAAAACTTGGAAGATGGCAAGCGAAATGTGATTAAGCTAAATAATTTAATGGATAAAAAAGAACTAAGGACGGCTATTGAAGTAAACTTGAAAGGGGCATAA
- a CDS encoding BglG family transcription antiterminator, whose translation MSLDERSTFLLTKLVNATELVTVDHVIDQLGISKRTVHYDLQKINDWLNENNLPIIQTKQGMGYYLSEEAKQTVPKLMKELKEWQYHYSQPERITLIGVELLTNDKPIFMQNFMERTQVSRGTVAKDLKLVKKVLNEEALTLQFERSAGYVVEGKEENKRRILSRFLSEVLTNGQLTEMTNFLYPLLKNGDEHTYSHLIPMKQIIMNAEPILKVELTDDTIHVLAIQLVVLLQRLKGEHRIQLDPDEKHAVCSTREFEAAKSIAKDLEVQFKLSLSIDEIGFITMHLLGSRINYSEVGTVGSLESNKLRKVVTKIVNEFQVYACVLFEQRDELEEALFLHLKPTYYRLKYHVPITNELTESVKQEYPDVFSITKRAVWPIELMMSQKLPDDELAYLAMHFGAWMQKEELPEVTFGKTIIVCEKGIGTSNILRGQLEKLLTNVEIIGTVSRRQFMQSHYDVDYVFSTSPLEHDTLPVLTVNPILTQQGKEKILHWMEEVQTTSHEEAVPNPDVIVEIMKKHGTITNEKELRNELQQLFTPLPTTLSIERFERPMLNDLLHEETIQFATDTSDWREAIKTAAMPLLATEQITSSYIDAMIKNVEDLGPYVVIAPGIAIPHARPEEGVNTVGMSLLRLDQEVPFSSKEKHQVKLLIVLAAVDNETHLKALAQLSELLSEEENLEMIYRAEEKEEIIKLVSKYSN comes from the coding sequence ATGTCACTTGATGAAAGAAGCACATTTCTATTAACGAAACTCGTGAACGCAACAGAATTAGTTACGGTTGATCATGTCATTGACCAACTTGGGATATCAAAACGAACCGTTCATTATGATCTACAGAAGATTAATGATTGGCTAAATGAAAACAACCTACCTATTATCCAAACAAAACAAGGAATGGGATACTACCTCTCTGAAGAGGCCAAACAAACCGTTCCTAAATTGATGAAGGAATTAAAGGAATGGCAGTACCACTATTCGCAACCGGAACGTATCACCTTAATCGGCGTGGAACTTTTAACAAATGATAAGCCGATCTTTATGCAGAATTTTATGGAACGAACTCAAGTTAGTCGCGGCACAGTCGCTAAGGATTTAAAGCTTGTTAAGAAAGTCTTGAACGAGGAAGCATTAACGTTACAATTTGAACGATCAGCAGGATATGTTGTGGAAGGTAAAGAGGAAAATAAGCGGAGAATATTGAGTCGCTTTCTGTCAGAGGTTCTCACCAATGGGCAGTTAACCGAAATGACGAATTTTCTTTATCCTCTCTTAAAGAACGGTGATGAACACACTTATTCACATCTCATTCCGATGAAACAAATCATCATGAATGCAGAGCCGATTCTAAAAGTAGAGTTAACGGACGATACCATCCATGTTCTTGCCATTCAGCTTGTTGTTCTTCTTCAGCGCTTGAAAGGCGAGCATCGTATTCAACTCGATCCAGATGAAAAACACGCTGTTTGTTCAACGAGAGAGTTTGAAGCGGCAAAGAGCATTGCAAAAGATTTAGAGGTTCAATTCAAACTCTCACTATCAATAGATGAGATCGGTTTTATCACGATGCACCTTCTAGGCTCAAGAATCAATTATTCTGAAGTTGGCACTGTGGGTAGTCTTGAAAGTAATAAACTTAGAAAAGTTGTTACTAAGATCGTAAACGAATTTCAAGTTTACGCTTGTGTCCTATTTGAACAGCGCGATGAACTAGAAGAAGCTCTTTTTCTTCATCTTAAACCAACGTACTACCGGTTAAAATATCATGTTCCCATTACAAACGAACTAACAGAGTCGGTCAAACAGGAATACCCAGATGTCTTTTCGATTACGAAACGAGCCGTATGGCCGATAGAATTGATGATGTCTCAAAAACTTCCAGACGATGAGTTAGCTTATCTAGCGATGCATTTTGGGGCGTGGATGCAGAAGGAAGAGCTTCCAGAAGTGACATTTGGAAAAACCATTATTGTTTGTGAAAAAGGAATTGGAACATCAAATATTTTAAGAGGGCAGCTTGAAAAGCTTCTCACGAATGTAGAAATCATCGGGACAGTATCAAGAAGACAGTTCATGCAAAGCCACTACGATGTCGATTATGTCTTCTCTACATCTCCACTAGAACACGACACGTTACCTGTCTTAACCGTCAATCCCATTTTGACACAGCAGGGAAAAGAGAAAATCCTTCATTGGATGGAGGAAGTACAAACCACTTCTCATGAAGAGGCTGTCCCGAACCCAGATGTGATCGTTGAAATCATGAAAAAACACGGCACGATTACAAATGAGAAAGAACTAAGAAATGAATTACAGCAGTTATTCACGCCATTACCAACCACCTTATCAATAGAAAGGTTTGAACGACCTATGTTAAATGACTTATTACATGAAGAAACAATACAATTTGCTACCGATACATCAGATTGGAGAGAGGCGATTAAGACAGCAGCCATGCCGCTTCTTGCAACTGAGCAAATTACCTCTTCTTATATCGATGCTATGATTAAAAATGTAGAAGATTTGGGGCCCTATGTAGTAATTGCTCCAGGAATCGCTATTCCTCATGCGCGTCCAGAAGAAGGTGTGAATACAGTTGGGATGAGCTTGCTTCGATTAGATCAAGAAGTTCCTTTTTCATCTAAAGAAAAGCACCAGGTAAAGTTGCTAATTGTGCTTGCTGCAGTAGATAACGAAACGCATTTGAAAGCTCTTGCTCAACTTTCGGAGCTTCTATCAGAAGAAGAAAATCTAGAAATGATTTATCGTGCAGAGGAAAAAGAAGAAATTATTAAACTCGTATCAAAATACTCAAATTAA
- the mmuP gene encoding S-methylmethionine permease, whose protein sequence is MESKQGFQREMRSRHVVMLSLGGVIGTGLFLSSGYTIQQAGPIGTILSYLVGALVVYLVMLCLGELAVHMPETGAFHSYAAKYIGGGTGYTVAWLYWLTWTVALGSEFTAAGMLMQRWFPFVSVWIWSGLFAAVIFILNVLTVKFFAETEFWFALVKVLAIVLFIILGAAAIVGFIPMDSGANKSLLSNFTDEGIFPNGAFAILMTMLAVNFAFSGTELIGIAAGETAKPAVTIPKAIRTTLIRLILFFVGSIFILSALLPASEAGVLESPFVAVLERIGVPYAADIMNFVILTAILSAANSGLYASSRMLWSLSHKQMISPIFAMLNKNGVPLNAVILSMLGGALALLSSIIAPDTVYVVLVSISGLAVVIVWMSISASQFLFRKRYVKEGKSIKDLGYRTPFYPVVPILAFVLCLASLIGIAFDPTQRVALYCGIPFIALCYGSYYLTKRVKKRGISNVAETKSY, encoded by the coding sequence ATGGAAAGCAAACAGGGTTTTCAAAGGGAAATGCGGTCAAGACATGTCGTGATGCTCTCACTTGGAGGGGTCATCGGCACGGGGTTGTTTTTAAGTTCTGGATACACGATCCAACAAGCTGGTCCTATTGGCACAATACTGTCTTATTTGGTTGGTGCACTTGTTGTTTACCTGGTTATGCTGTGTTTGGGAGAGCTAGCGGTCCATATGCCAGAGACAGGTGCCTTTCATAGCTATGCGGCAAAATACATTGGAGGAGGAACCGGCTATACGGTAGCGTGGTTGTACTGGCTAACCTGGACAGTTGCGCTTGGTTCCGAGTTTACAGCTGCTGGTATGCTCATGCAAAGGTGGTTTCCATTCGTTAGCGTATGGATTTGGAGTGGATTGTTTGCTGCTGTGATTTTTATTTTAAATGTTTTAACAGTGAAATTTTTTGCTGAAACCGAATTTTGGTTTGCTCTTGTAAAAGTTCTGGCTATTGTGTTGTTCATTATTTTAGGTGCTGCTGCTATCGTGGGATTCATTCCAATGGATTCTGGGGCGAACAAATCCTTATTATCTAACTTTACGGATGAAGGAATTTTCCCAAATGGTGCATTCGCTATTTTAATGACGATGCTGGCAGTGAATTTTGCTTTCTCTGGAACTGAACTCATTGGAATCGCAGCTGGAGAAACAGCAAAACCTGCGGTAACCATACCAAAAGCGATTCGAACCACTTTAATTCGGCTAATTCTATTTTTTGTCGGTTCAATCTTTATATTATCAGCACTTCTACCAGCATCAGAAGCTGGAGTTCTAGAAAGCCCATTTGTAGCGGTACTTGAAAGAATTGGTGTTCCTTACGCAGCCGATATTATGAATTTTGTTATCCTTACCGCCATTTTATCCGCTGCAAATTCAGGGTTATATGCTTCGTCGAGAATGCTCTGGTCACTTTCGCACAAGCAAATGATTTCTCCTATTTTTGCTATGCTCAACAAAAATGGCGTCCCTCTTAACGCTGTGATTTTAAGTATGCTAGGCGGAGCTCTTGCACTACTTTCAAGCATCATTGCGCCAGATACCGTTTATGTGGTGCTTGTCTCTATTTCCGGTCTGGCTGTTGTCATTGTATGGATGAGTATTAGTGCGTCACAGTTTCTTTTTAGAAAGAGATATGTAAAAGAAGGAAAATCCATTAAAGACCTTGGCTATCGAACGCCTTTCTATCCTGTCGTTCCGATTCTAGCCTTCGTACTATGTTTGGCTTCCTTGATTGGTATTGCTTTTGATCCGACCCAGCGCGTGGCATTGTACTGTGGGATACCGTTTATTGCACTGTGCTATGGAAGTTACTATTTAACAAAACGAGTAAAGAAAAGGGGAATAAGTAATGTGGCAGAAACAAAATCCTATTAA
- a CDS encoding PTS ascorbate transporter subunit IIC codes for MVDLIMKDILGTPAILVGLFALIGLLLQKKDVANVISGTLKTIMGFVILGAGAGVLVASLDNFSSMFDHAFEIQGIIPNNEAIVALAQDAFGAETAMIMLFGMVANILLARITPFKYIFLTGHHTMFMACLIAVILSTGGFSGATMIITGSLILGSLMVLLPALLQPYTRKITGSDDFAIGHFGSFGYLIAAAVGKAVGKNSKSTEEIKVPKSFNFLRDTSVSVSLTMAILFFVVALFTGPAFIESELSGGTNFLVFSFMQALTFAAGVYIILAGVRMLLSEIVPAFKGIADKVVPNAIPALDAPSVFPFANNAVIIGFFFSFVAGLLSMFLLPILGLKVIVPGLVPHFFTGAAAGVFGNATGGRKGAVFGSMANGLIISFLPALLLPVLGSLGFQGTTFGDSDFGVVGLLLGGLIELLSSNVLFLIIVAALLIVVFVGAALIKRSLAKNNLEEKHDAI; via the coding sequence ATGGTCGATCTCATAATGAAAGACATTCTAGGTACACCAGCGATCCTTGTGGGGTTATTTGCCCTTATCGGCCTCCTTCTTCAAAAGAAGGACGTCGCAAACGTCATATCAGGTACATTAAAAACGATTATGGGATTTGTTATTCTGGGGGCAGGCGCAGGTGTACTTGTCGCCTCCCTTGATAACTTTAGTAGCATGTTTGATCACGCATTTGAAATTCAAGGAATCATTCCGAACAATGAAGCGATTGTTGCGTTAGCACAGGATGCATTTGGTGCAGAAACGGCGATGATTATGCTTTTCGGAATGGTAGCCAACATCCTACTAGCACGCATCACACCTTTTAAGTACATTTTCTTAACAGGTCATCACACGATGTTCATGGCTTGTCTTATCGCCGTTATTCTTTCAACCGGTGGCTTTAGTGGCGCAACAATGATCATCACTGGTTCACTTATTCTCGGATCTTTGATGGTTCTGTTACCTGCTCTATTGCAACCTTACACAAGAAAAATTACGGGTAGTGATGACTTTGCGATCGGACACTTTGGCTCTTTCGGTTATTTAATCGCCGCTGCTGTTGGAAAAGCAGTTGGGAAAAACTCTAAATCGACTGAAGAAATTAAAGTACCTAAGTCATTCAACTTTCTTAGAGACACATCTGTATCTGTATCACTTACAATGGCGATTCTTTTCTTTGTAGTGGCTCTTTTCACTGGCCCTGCTTTCATAGAATCAGAATTAAGCGGCGGAACAAACTTCTTGGTCTTCTCATTTATGCAAGCGTTAACGTTTGCAGCTGGCGTCTACATCATTTTGGCAGGGGTAAGAATGCTCTTATCTGAAATCGTTCCCGCTTTTAAAGGAATTGCAGATAAAGTCGTACCAAATGCAATCCCAGCACTTGATGCTCCGTCTGTGTTCCCATTCGCAAACAATGCGGTGATCATCGGTTTCTTCTTTAGCTTTGTCGCAGGACTTCTCAGCATGTTCCTTCTACCTATCTTAGGTCTAAAAGTAATTGTGCCAGGTCTTGTGCCTCACTTCTTTACCGGAGCAGCAGCTGGTGTATTCGGTAATGCGACTGGCGGTCGTAAAGGAGCAGTATTTGGCTCTATGGCTAACGGCTTGATCATCAGCTTCTTGCCAGCGCTACTTCTACCTGTGCTTGGTTCATTAGGCTTTCAAGGAACGACATTCGGAGATTCAGATTTCGGCGTAGTTGGACTCCTTCTCGGAGGCTTGATTGAACTTCTATCTTCTAACGTTCTATTCCTTATCATCGTTGCTGCCCTACTAATCGTTGTATTTGTAGGAGCTGCCTTGATCAAACGTTCTTTAGCGAAAAATAATTTAGAAGAAAAACATGATGCTATTTAG
- a CDS encoding aldehyde dehydrogenase family protein, whose product MRNQIKHYINGEWVESTGSETHEVINPATEEVIGKVSLGTKEDLDKAVKAARAAFPSFSQTSREERVKMLEDIAEEYANRKEEIIDVITQELGSPRSISEKVHYNMGYQHFSEAAKALKEYSFSEDRGDHTIFKEPVGVSGLITPWNFPTNQSSTKIASAFAAGSTVVLKPAEITPFAAIILTEIFDKVGVPKGVFNLVNGTGETIGDGISSHPDIDFVSFTGSAGVGEKVMKNAAETIKTVALELGGKSPFVMLEDADITEAAKAAVSHIATNSGQVCSAGTRMIIPASRKEEFEEAVKNVLPEFPVGDPNGNNYVGPLVSEKQWDTVQSYIQKGIDEGATLIAGGTGKPEGLDKGYYAKPTIFTDVKNDMVIAQEEIFGPVMSIITYETIDEAIEIANDVVYGLAGYVFGEDKETLRKVATSIRAGRIKVNNAEMDFSAPFGGYKQSGIGREWGDFGIEEYLETKAVLGFPS is encoded by the coding sequence ATGCGTAACCAAATAAAACATTACATCAATGGCGAATGGGTTGAATCAACAGGTTCAGAAACACATGAAGTAATCAATCCAGCGACAGAAGAAGTGATCGGTAAAGTTAGTCTTGGAACGAAAGAAGATTTAGATAAAGCAGTGAAAGCAGCACGTGCGGCATTCCCTTCTTTCTCTCAAACAAGCCGAGAAGAACGTGTGAAAATGCTTGAAGACATTGCAGAGGAGTATGCCAACCGTAAAGAAGAAATTATTGACGTGATTACACAAGAACTCGGTTCTCCACGCTCAATTTCAGAGAAAGTTCATTACAACATGGGCTACCAGCATTTCTCTGAAGCGGCAAAAGCATTGAAAGAGTATTCTTTCTCAGAAGATCGTGGCGATCATACAATCTTTAAAGAACCAGTTGGCGTCAGTGGCCTTATCACACCATGGAACTTCCCAACAAACCAGTCGTCAACGAAAATTGCGAGCGCATTTGCAGCAGGAAGTACAGTTGTCTTAAAACCTGCTGAAATTACACCATTTGCGGCGATTATCTTAACAGAAATCTTTGATAAAGTGGGCGTTCCAAAAGGTGTATTTAACCTTGTGAACGGAACGGGCGAGACGATTGGTGACGGCATTAGCTCACACCCTGATATCGACTTTGTATCTTTCACTGGTTCAGCAGGTGTTGGTGAAAAAGTAATGAAGAACGCTGCAGAAACGATTAAGACAGTAGCACTTGAACTTGGAGGCAAATCTCCATTTGTAATGCTAGAAGATGCAGATATTACTGAAGCAGCTAAAGCTGCGGTTAGCCATATTGCAACAAACTCAGGTCAGGTTTGCTCGGCCGGGACTCGAATGATCATTCCAGCTTCTCGAAAAGAAGAATTTGAAGAAGCTGTGAAAAACGTACTTCCTGAATTCCCAGTAGGTGATCCGAATGGAAACAACTATGTTGGACCACTTGTTTCTGAAAAGCAGTGGGATACCGTGCAGTCTTACATTCAAAAGGGAATTGACGAAGGCGCGACACTCATTGCAGGTGGAACTGGTAAACCAGAAGGTCTGGATAAAGGCTACTATGCAAAACCAACCATCTTTACAGATGTGAAAAATGACATGGTGATTGCACAAGAAGAGATCTTTGGTCCTGTTATGTCAATCATCACATATGAAACAATTGATGAAGCGATCGAAATTGCAAACGACGTTGTTTACGGTCTTGCTGGTTATGTCTTTGGTGAAGATAAAGAAACACTTCGCAAAGTGGCAACAAGCATCCGCGCCGGTCGTATTAAAGTCAACAATGCTGAAATGGACTTCTCAGCACCATTCGGTGGATACAAGCAATCTGGTATCGGCCGTGAGTGGGGAGACTTCGGAATTGAAGAGTACCTTGAAACAAAAGCAGTACTAGGATTCCCTTCTTAA
- a CDS encoding 3-ketoacyl-ACP reductase produces MGQTIKGKVAYITGASSGIGRATALQLASEGVHVGLIARTESKLNEVAKEAESYGVKAIVTPANIAEIEEVNKAIDHLKNELGSADILINNAGMGRYGSFLEIEPDDWKETFEVNVYGTYHVTRAVLPQMIEKDSSDIITISSSSGLKGTAGSTSYSASKFAIQGMTEALMQEVRRNNIRVFTLNPSLVATELVFGDKLDEQDKEKYMQPEDLAEYMVGQLKLHPRIFIKQSLQWATNPF; encoded by the coding sequence ATGGGACAAACAATTAAAGGAAAAGTTGCGTATATTACAGGCGCAAGTAGCGGTATTGGACGTGCCACCGCTCTTCAGCTTGCAAGTGAAGGGGTTCATGTGGGCTTGATTGCTAGAACCGAAAGCAAGCTAAACGAAGTCGCTAAGGAAGCAGAATCTTACGGAGTTAAAGCGATCGTTACCCCCGCTAACATTGCAGAGATTGAGGAAGTCAATAAAGCCATCGATCACTTGAAAAACGAACTCGGCTCGGCGGATATTCTGATCAATAATGCCGGAATGGGACGTTACGGATCGTTCTTAGAAATTGAACCAGATGACTGGAAGGAAACATTCGAAGTAAATGTTTATGGGACGTATCATGTGACACGGGCTGTTCTTCCACAAATGATCGAAAAAGACAGCAGTGATATCATCACAATCTCGTCAAGTAGTGGTCTAAAAGGAACGGCTGGCTCAACCTCTTACAGTGCTTCTAAGTTTGCTATCCAGGGCATGACTGAAGCCCTCATGCAGGAAGTTCGTCGAAATAACATTCGCGTCTTTACTCTTAATCCGAGCCTTGTTGCGACTGAACTCGTCTTCGGTGACAAGCTTGATGAGCAAGATAAAGAGAAATACATGCAGCCTGAGGACCTTGCCGAATATATGGTAGGTCAATTGAAGTTGCACCCACGGATTTTCATAAAGCAGTCATTACAGTGGGCGACGAATCCGTTTTAA
- a CDS encoding class D sortase: protein MKILNKLYGLIMCVGIVMAGYYGYEWWQGTQGVEQVSAEETKQWQSTKEAEVTKEETVNAQEVLMSDKIKTFDTGQEVGRLVIPTIEKGFTTYWGTDEDTLSQGVGMYVSQFTTTPDQRRHTVLSGHRDTVFTGLQDVRKGDAVFLEYEGKRYEYAVVSMKVVDADDRTVIVDKKEATLTLTTCYPFDFIGSAPDRYVIQSELVNVSDM, encoded by the coding sequence GTGAAGATTTTGAACAAATTATATGGTCTGATCATGTGTGTAGGAATCGTGATGGCAGGCTACTATGGGTATGAATGGTGGCAGGGCACACAGGGAGTAGAACAAGTTTCTGCTGAAGAAACCAAGCAGTGGCAGAGTACGAAAGAAGCAGAGGTTACGAAGGAAGAAACCGTGAACGCACAAGAGGTTTTAATGAGTGATAAGATAAAGACGTTTGATACTGGACAAGAAGTAGGCAGGTTAGTTATTCCTACGATTGAAAAAGGGTTTACGACCTATTGGGGAACAGATGAAGACACGCTAAGTCAGGGGGTTGGCATGTATGTAAGTCAATTCACCACGACACCAGATCAAAGGCGTCATACGGTTCTTAGTGGGCATCGTGATACAGTTTTTACTGGTTTACAGGATGTACGAAAAGGTGATGCGGTCTTTCTTGAATACGAGGGAAAACGCTATGAATATGCTGTCGTAAGTATGAAGGTGGTAGATGCGGATGATCGAACGGTCATTGTCGATAAAAAGGAAGCGACCTTAACGTTAACAACGTGCTATCCATTTGATTTTATAGGAAGTGCGCCTGACCGGTATGTGATTCAATCTGAATTAGTTAACGTGTCGGATATGTAG
- the mmuM gene encoding homocysteine S-methyltransferase: MWQKQNPIKAILEDFNLVILDGALATELEKYGCNLNDPLWSARVLLENPELIYQVHLDYFRAGADCAITSSYQATIEGLTSRGLSEGEAVDLIKKTVFLARKARDDFWEQEEKLNRPKPFIAASVGPYGAYLADGSEYRGDYNVSDEVLTAFHRPRIEALIAAGADVLAFETIPSFQEARVLGGLLKEFPTTYAWLSFTIQNEEKISDGTALKECSSYFNKNEQIAAMGINCASPSFVTRAIKELTTQTDKPIIVYPNSGEIYESKSKAWLGSETCGGLVDGSREWFQAGARLIGGCCRTSPEQIKRLYEKWRQ, translated from the coding sequence ATGTGGCAGAAACAAAATCCTATTAAGGCAATTTTAGAAGATTTTAATTTGGTGATATTGGACGGGGCACTTGCGACAGAGCTCGAAAAATATGGGTGTAACTTAAATGACCCACTTTGGTCTGCGCGTGTTTTACTTGAAAATCCAGAGCTCATTTATCAGGTTCACTTGGATTACTTCCGTGCAGGTGCAGACTGTGCAATTACATCAAGTTATCAGGCTACAATTGAAGGGTTAACATCTCGTGGTTTAAGTGAAGGAGAGGCAGTGGACTTAATAAAGAAAACGGTTTTCCTTGCACGAAAGGCACGTGATGATTTTTGGGAGCAGGAAGAAAAGTTGAATCGCCCAAAACCTTTTATCGCGGCTTCCGTTGGACCTTATGGGGCGTACTTAGCTGATGGATCCGAGTATCGAGGCGATTACAATGTTAGCGATGAGGTACTTACCGCATTTCATCGCCCAAGAATAGAAGCATTGATTGCTGCGGGTGCTGATGTTTTAGCGTTTGAAACCATTCCATCTTTTCAAGAAGCGAGAGTTTTAGGAGGATTATTAAAAGAGTTCCCTACTACTTATGCCTGGTTGTCCTTCACCATTCAAAATGAAGAAAAAATTAGCGATGGAACTGCTCTAAAAGAATGTTCCAGCTATTTTAACAAGAACGAACAAATTGCGGCAATGGGGATCAACTGTGCCTCTCCATCCTTTGTGACAAGAGCGATTAAGGAGTTAACTACTCAAACCGATAAGCCGATTATTGTCTATCCTAACTCTGGAGAAATTTATGAATCAAAGTCAAAAGCATGGTTGGGGAGCGAAACGTGCGGTGGGCTCGTGGATGGATCGAGAGAATGGTTTCAAGCAGGAGCGCGATTAATTGGCGGGTGCTGTCGTACAAGTCCTGAACAGATAAAGCGACTTTATGAAAAATGGAGACAGTAA
- a CDS encoding GNAT family N-acetyltransferase, producing MKEFNLQKESARLVIRPLKTEDYQNWLHEFNARHPSQHAYDPGKLDMSECTEEWFRDLVNKHQELAINDTAHVFGVFHKADGTHIGMVDFSTLARMNFQWTRIGYTIHNQYWRKGYGKEAVSAALQVAFHDLGFHRIEAHINLDNSPSSQLAQSVGMAYEGVRKGFIYENEKWTDQLVYVVTAGNDIE from the coding sequence TTGAAAGAGTTTAATCTTCAAAAAGAATCAGCAAGATTAGTAATCAGACCATTAAAAACGGAAGACTACCAAAACTGGTTACACGAATTTAATGCAAGGCATCCTTCGCAACACGCCTATGATCCTGGGAAGTTGGATATGAGTGAGTGTACAGAAGAATGGTTTAGAGACTTAGTGAATAAGCACCAAGAATTAGCCATAAATGATACAGCTCACGTGTTTGGTGTTTTTCATAAAGCAGATGGCACACATATTGGAATGGTTGATTTCTCAACATTAGCGAGAATGAATTTTCAATGGACACGAATCGGCTATACGATACATAATCAGTATTGGCGTAAAGGATATGGAAAAGAAGCGGTGAGCGCAGCGCTTCAGGTTGCTTTTCATGATCTTGGTTTTCATCGCATCGAAGCCCATATTAACCTGGATAACAGTCCATCGAGTCAGCTAGCCCAAAGTGTAGGCATGGCGTATGAGGGTGTGAGGAAAGGGTTCATTTATGAGAATGAGAAGTGGACCGATCAGTTGGTTTATGTAGTGACTGCTGGAAATGATATAGAATAA